In a genomic window of Sphingobacteriales bacterium:
- the priA gene encoding primosomal protein N', with protein MQLFQAEKTELYAEVILPLAVGKTFTYSIPESLQPLVLPGKRVWVQFGKSKIYTGIIKNISTRKPDNVEVKPIFDIQDEKPVVNPEQLQLWDWMASYYCCFPGEVMSVALPSSLKPQSESVLCINPEFEGDFNLFNDREIMLLNVLQQKKNVEVQELKKIIGIKNISSAIRHLQESGAVYFREELTQAYQPKKEIIYRLHKDYQSVKALQLLFDELEKAPRQLDVILHFRMLLGKSSYVLHSELMANKQLSLNALTALVKKGILIKDYLDVDRVIFEKIKAETFELKDFQEEALNRIEELFTEKETVLLHGITSSGKTYIYIKLIEKYLKSGKQVLYLVPEISLTAQLIRKLYAYFGPVTGIYHSKYNPFERYETWQKVISGEYQLIVGVRSAVFLPFSHLGLIIIDEEHENTFKQQSPAPRYHARDTALMLSGIFKAKTLLGSATPSLESFFNARNNKFGYVKMDKRYSEVQPPDILLLDMKEASIRKQLKGHLSPVLHENIQKTVEQGDQAILFINRRGFAPFIQCQQCGWVVKCRHCDISLTYHKSSKKLRCHYCDYQQGIPSSCGFCGGNQLLMKGFGTEKIEDDIAILFPGSQTLRMDIDSTRNRKSFEKIIHAFEKGEASILIGTQMVTKGLDFEKVKLVGILNADQMLSYPDFRAEERSVQLMMQVSGRAGRRDDRGKVYIQTFNPNHPVFQYIISNDYDGFCLSQFQERNNFRYPPFYRLIQLTLKSKDLNLLIKGSEVYANRLKRFFGERLNGPVSPPVMKIRNEFIFNILLKLEKNPAFLQKAKKTILEETGKFNLDPDYRKIRCIIDVDPI; from the coding sequence AAAACATCAGCACCCGTAAACCTGATAATGTTGAGGTAAAACCCATCTTCGACATTCAGGATGAAAAACCGGTGGTAAACCCGGAGCAACTGCAGCTATGGGATTGGATGGCTTCCTACTATTGCTGCTTCCCGGGAGAAGTTATGTCGGTAGCCCTGCCTTCTTCCCTGAAACCTCAGAGTGAAAGTGTTTTATGTATTAACCCTGAATTTGAAGGCGATTTCAACCTTTTTAATGACAGGGAAATAATGCTCCTGAATGTTTTACAACAAAAGAAAAATGTTGAGGTACAGGAGCTAAAAAAAATCATTGGGATTAAAAATATTTCATCTGCTATCCGTCATCTGCAGGAAAGCGGGGCTGTATATTTCAGGGAAGAACTTACACAGGCTTATCAGCCTAAAAAAGAAATTATCTATCGTTTACACAAAGATTATCAATCAGTTAAAGCGCTTCAGCTTTTGTTTGATGAACTTGAAAAGGCACCCCGTCAACTGGATGTCATCCTGCATTTCAGGATGCTTCTGGGAAAATCCAGCTACGTCTTGCACAGCGAGCTGATGGCCAATAAACAACTCAGCCTGAATGCACTCACCGCTCTCGTTAAAAAAGGCATTCTGATCAAAGATTATCTTGATGTTGACAGAGTTATTTTTGAAAAAATCAAAGCTGAAACGTTCGAACTAAAAGATTTTCAGGAAGAAGCGCTAAACAGAATTGAGGAACTTTTCACTGAAAAGGAAACGGTATTGCTTCACGGAATAACCAGCAGCGGAAAAACTTATATTTACATCAAACTTATTGAAAAATACCTTAAATCCGGCAAACAGGTACTTTATCTTGTGCCCGAAATTTCATTGACAGCTCAGTTGATCCGTAAGCTGTACGCATATTTCGGTCCTGTCACCGGAATTTACCATTCCAAATACAACCCCTTTGAGCGTTACGAAACATGGCAAAAGGTTATATCAGGTGAATATCAGCTGATTGTAGGTGTACGCTCGGCTGTTTTTCTTCCGTTCAGCCATCTCGGACTGATTATCATCGATGAAGAACATGAAAACACCTTCAAACAACAAAGTCCTGCCCCACGCTACCATGCCCGCGATACTGCCCTGATGCTCTCGGGAATTTTTAAAGCCAAAACACTGTTGGGTTCAGCTACTCCGAGTCTTGAAAGCTTTTTTAATGCCCGGAACAATAAGTTTGGCTATGTCAAAATGGATAAGCGTTATTCTGAGGTACAACCTCCTGATATTCTTCTTCTTGACATGAAAGAAGCTTCCATCCGCAAACAACTGAAAGGACATCTTTCTCCTGTTTTACACGAAAATATACAAAAGACAGTTGAACAGGGCGATCAGGCCATTCTTTTTATCAACAGACGCGGCTTTGCACCTTTTATTCAATGTCAGCAATGTGGATGGGTAGTCAAATGCCGGCATTGCGATATCAGCCTGACTTATCACAAATCGAGTAAAAAACTCCGTTGCCATTACTGCGACTATCAGCAGGGAATACCGTCTTCCTGTGGTTTCTGCGGAGGAAATCAATTACTGATGAAGGGCTTTGGTACCGAAAAAATTGAAGATGATATTGCCATCCTGTTCCCCGGTTCCCAGACCCTGCGTATGGATATCGACAGTACCCGTAACCGTAAATCTTTTGAAAAAATCATCCATGCTTTCGAAAAGGGTGAAGCTTCCATTCTCATTGGGACTCAAATGGTTACCAAAGGACTTGATTTCGAAAAAGTCAAACTGGTTGGCATCCTGAATGCGGATCAAATGCTCAGCTATCCCGATTTCAGGGCTGAAGAGCGGTCGGTTCAGCTGATGATGCAGGTGAGCGGTCGTGCCGGAAGAAGAGATGACAGGGGAAAAGTCTATATTCAGACTTTCAACCCCAATCACCCTGTTTTTCAATATATTATCTCCAACGACTATGATGGTTTCTGCCTGTCACAATTTCAGGAAAGAAACAATTTCAGGTATCCACCTTTTTATCGCCTGATTCAGCTGACACTCAAATCGAAAGACCTGAATCTGTTGATAAAAGGCAGCGAGGTATATGCCAACCGTTTAAAACGGTTTTTCGGGGAAAGGCTGAACGGGCCTGTGTCTCCCCCTGTGATGAAAATACGCAATGAATTCATATTCAATATCCTGTTAAAACTGGAAAAAAACCCGGCTTTTCTGCAAAAAGCAAAAAAAACTATTCTCGAAGAAACCGGTAAATTCAACCTCGATCCTGATTACCGTAAAATAAGATGTATTATCGATGTGGATCCGATCTGA
- a CDS encoding glycosyltransferase, producing MELKYYDNNFAVTIPMANEEADFEPFITSLREVFDKLGTGTAYLIVDKVSKDRTLELCRKLEQEDPRFVTIWAPENRNVVDAYLRGLKEAYLKGHDIIIEMDAGLSHDPRAIIMFIRVLNEGNECAFGSRFINGGSMVDSPLFRRLLSKNGTRLTNLLLGTKMYDMTSGFQGFHRSVVEKIIQYPFRSKAHYYQTEMRYLLRKKRYREIPIHYRAPSRSVSHKAIFNALSVLFYYFIKRITFKAVSL from the coding sequence ATGGAACTAAAATACTACGACAATAATTTTGCAGTTACCATCCCCATGGCCAATGAGGAAGCCGACTTTGAACCATTTATCACTTCCCTCCGTGAGGTTTTTGATAAACTGGGTACAGGAACTGCCTATCTGATCGTGGACAAAGTGTCGAAAGACCGCACGCTGGAGCTTTGCCGGAAACTTGAGCAGGAAGACCCGCGTTTTGTAACCATCTGGGCTCCCGAAAACCGCAATGTGGTGGATGCATATCTGCGCGGATTAAAAGAAGCTTACCTGAAAGGTCATGACATTATCATCGAAATGGATGCCGGTCTTTCTCACGACCCGCGTGCCATCATCATGTTTATCAGGGTGTTAAATGAAGGAAATGAATGTGCTTTCGGCAGTCGTTTTATCAACGGAGGCTCTATGGTGGATTCTCCTCTTTTCAGGCGTTTGCTGTCAAAAAACGGTACACGCCTGACCAACCTGCTTCTTGGCACCAAAATGTATGATATGACTTCCGGATTTCAGGGATTTCACCGTTCAGTCGTTGAAAAAATCATACAATATCCTTTCAGGTCAAAAGCACATTATTATCAGACAGAAATGCGTTATTTACTCAGAAAAAAAAGATACCGCGAAATTCCTATCCATTACAGGGCACCTTCCAGAAGTGTTTCCCACAAAGCCATCTTTAATGCCCTTTCTGTCTTGTTTTACTATTTTATTAAACGAATTACATTCAAAGCAGTATCGCTCTGA
- a CDS encoding NAD-dependent epimerase/dehydratase family protein, which yields MKKIIVTGASGHLGFHVAKVLLQKNYPITCLARQENINLLKLKKLGANIHYCNLFDKDTYQHLLTEAEAVFHLAAENTTSGSSPEITFNNTYGLAKAVIDACISAHVKTIVYTSSVVVLGRSSSKSRLINENDRTAFIESPYVRGKVEAEKYIEQIIQNQEVDIRRLYPAWIVGKDDPKSTPPHTIIRNYVEKGQFFYFKGGISLCEVEEVAKAHVSAYEKGEKNGTYVLGGDNITFKTFYSILSDYTPHARPFLYIPKAVIVAGAYVSKILLKMFRMPAIIEPGYARSVFGNYSWYDSTKAITRLNYHIIPARQILSEAVEEAYKRITGTLTLGFQYKPYADDHSDEPKLLITGVPGWLGNRMVDIMINGNRKGNFKTNRPVRLLVEPRFSGMLNLPGNFEIFYGDIRNPKDVEEAVRGIETVFHLAGAIYPKKIKTLYEVNTKGTENLVNACIRNGVRRIIYMSTDSVCGHGNRNNRIFDESTPAKPYKHYGRSKYLAEKYILDHTKQGKIDGTSLRGFWFFGPFAPSRQFSFFKMFFLPRQLVFGNGKNFRSISHVDDIVQAFFKAEKNQESIGKWYWICGNENQITIDEFFAKISDKLGIKYRPLHIPVWICKLFEFADSMLGKFGILVSSLHAAGKFYYDIAGKNDAAKRDFDFSPEISMDEAIEELTKQLK from the coding sequence ATGAAAAAAATTATTGTTACAGGGGCTTCCGGCCATCTCGGCTTTCATGTGGCTAAAGTTTTACTGCAAAAAAATTATCCTATTACCTGCCTTGCCCGTCAGGAAAATATCAACCTGCTGAAGCTGAAGAAACTGGGAGCCAATATCCACTACTGTAACCTGTTTGATAAAGACACCTATCAGCATCTGTTGACTGAAGCTGAGGCTGTTTTCCATCTGGCTGCCGAAAATACTACTTCCGGTTCAAGCCCCGAAATAACCTTCAACAATACCTACGGTCTTGCCAAAGCAGTCATTGATGCCTGTATTTCTGCACATGTCAAAACTATTGTTTACACCAGTTCCGTGGTGGTTTTGGGACGCAGTTCTTCCAAATCAAGGCTAATCAATGAAAACGACCGAACTGCTTTCATCGAAAGTCCCTATGTCAGAGGAAAAGTTGAAGCAGAGAAATATATTGAACAAATTATTCAGAATCAGGAAGTTGACATCAGAAGACTTTATCCGGCCTGGATTGTAGGAAAAGACGATCCAAAATCTACTCCACCCCATACCATCATCCGAAACTATGTTGAAAAAGGACAGTTTTTCTATTTTAAAGGCGGTATATCTCTTTGTGAGGTGGAAGAAGTGGCCAAAGCACACGTCAGTGCCTATGAAAAGGGAGAAAAAAACGGAACTTATGTTTTGGGAGGCGACAACATCACATTTAAAACCTTTTATTCCATCCTGTCAGACTATACCCCTCATGCCAGGCCTTTTCTTTATATTCCGAAAGCAGTTATCGTTGCCGGGGCTTATGTCAGTAAGATTCTGCTGAAAATGTTCCGGATGCCGGCCATCATCGAACCCGGTTATGCCAGAAGTGTATTTGGCAATTACAGCTGGTACGACAGTACGAAAGCCATTACCCGCCTGAATTACCACATCATTCCTGCCCGTCAGATCCTCTCTGAAGCTGTTGAAGAAGCATATAAAAGAATTACGGGAACTTTGACACTTGGATTTCAGTACAAACCCTACGCAGATGACCATTCAGATGAACCTAAACTATTGATTACCGGTGTCCCGGGATGGTTGGGCAACCGCATGGTTGACATCATGATCAATGGCAACAGGAAAGGAAATTTTAAAACCAACCGCCCTGTCAGGTTGCTCGTAGAGCCAAGGTTTTCAGGCATGTTGAACCTCCCCGGTAATTTTGAAATTTTTTACGGGGATATCCGCAATCCGAAAGATGTGGAAGAAGCGGTCAGGGGAATCGAAACAGTCTTTCATCTGGCAGGCGCCATTTACCCAAAAAAAATAAAAACTCTGTATGAGGTTAATACCAAAGGCACTGAAAATCTGGTAAATGCCTGTATCCGCAATGGTGTCAGGAGGATCATCTACATGTCCACCGATTCCGTCTGCGGTCATGGAAACCGGAACAACAGGATTTTTGACGAATCTACTCCTGCCAAGCCATACAAACATTACGGAAGAAGTAAGTATCTCGCAGAAAAATATATCCTTGACCACACAAAACAGGGAAAAATTGACGGCACGTCATTAAGGGGCTTCTGGTTTTTCGGGCCTTTTGCCCCATCACGCCAGTTCAGTTTTTTCAAAATGTTTTTTCTGCCCCGTCAGCTTGTATTCGGAAACGGAAAAAATTTCAGAAGCATCTCCCACGTTGACGATATTGTTCAGGCTTTTTTCAAAGCAGAAAAGAATCAGGAAAGCATTGGAAAATGGTACTGGATATGCGGAAACGAAAACCAAATCACTATTGATGAATTTTTTGCAAAAATTTCGGATAAACTGGGAATTAAATACCGCCCGTTACATATTCCCGTCTGGATATGCAAGCTGTTTGAATTTGCCGACAGTATGCTTGGAAAGTTTGGCATACTTGTTTCCTCTCTGCATGCAGCCGGAAAGTTTTATTACGATATTGCCGGAAAAAATGACGCTGCAAAACGTGATTTTGACTTTTCGCCTGAAATAAGCATGGATGAAGCCATTGAAGAGTTGACAAAACAGCTGAAATGA
- a CDS encoding UpxY family transcription antiterminator, whose protein sequence is MDRKPHWYALYTQSRHEKKVAEKFLEQGIEHYLPLQKVLKLWSDRKKWVEEPVFKSYIFVHIGLKDYYRVLQTEGVAGFVRFGLFPEVIQDKIIENIRLVLSSDEKFEISEEKFEEGDEVQVIYGPLSGVYGRLIKVQGRHKLIINVEVLNRSIIVNVAKKHVKKVSAV, encoded by the coding sequence ATCGACAGAAAACCGCACTGGTATGCCCTTTACACCCAGTCGAGGCATGAAAAAAAGGTTGCTGAAAAATTTCTTGAACAGGGTATCGAACATTATCTCCCCCTTCAGAAAGTACTTAAACTCTGGAGTGATCGTAAAAAATGGGTCGAAGAACCTGTTTTTAAATCTTATATTTTCGTTCATATCGGACTTAAGGATTATTACAGAGTCCTTCAAACCGAAGGAGTTGCCGGCTTTGTTCGTTTCGGGCTGTTTCCGGAAGTAATTCAGGACAAGATCATTGAAAATATCCGGCTGGTGCTTTCTTCAGATGAAAAATTTGAGATATCGGAAGAAAAATTTGAAGAAGGTGATGAAGTGCAGGTAATTTACGGTCCCTTAAGCGGAGTGTATGGCAGGCTTATTAAAGTTCAGGGACGACATAAACTCATTATCAATGTAGAAGTACTGAACCGTAGTATTATTGTCAATGTTGCCAAAAAACACGTCAAAAAGGTTTCTGCAGTCTGA
- a CDS encoding glycosyltransferase family 39 protein, which translates to MKNIIIITVLVLLLFVPFTGKIALFDWDEANFAEISREMIVRGDWSEMTINYEPFHEKPPLFFWLQAVTMKTFGINEFSARFPNILMAILTLSLLFLAGKKLKGNSFGWLWVLCFGGSFLPQFYFRFGIIDPLFNLLNFISVLFIFYALNDERGKVYKWAISGLAAGLSVMTKGPAGLLLIVLPVVVYLLFQRKYKKIKIYQPFFWLAACMLPSAIWFLFSHHEGLFLKDFLQRNIELLTNADAGHGGFFLYHWLVVFAGMFPLSILVFYSFRQKKEKDSDFSLLMKILLLTVLIVFTLVRTKIVHYSSLAYLPLSWLVAESMENIRHSKSVLPVFLSVTAKIFAVLAGLMMMSAIILLKFRSQLIDWTDDIFIRECLLAEADWNNQILITTIVLAVIFVATIWLWINKPFSMKLFYLNLAVVLLISQWFWIVLLPQVQKHTQGAVVEFSKSVSGNEPYIITMGHKSYLPYFYGKVKEDKDFKGKNKYEVLLTPVRKKLYIISKSDKAAEIAEMYNLEEVYRKNGWVFMIRKFDISE; encoded by the coding sequence TTGACTGGGATGAGGCAAACTTTGCAGAAATTTCACGGGAAATGATTGTTCGGGGCGACTGGTCGGAGATGACGATCAATTATGAGCCTTTTCATGAAAAACCACCTTTGTTTTTCTGGTTGCAGGCCGTTACCATGAAAACTTTTGGAATCAATGAGTTTTCGGCTCGTTTTCCCAATATTCTGATGGCCATTTTAACCTTGTCGCTGTTGTTTCTGGCAGGAAAAAAGCTGAAAGGAAACAGCTTTGGATGGCTTTGGGTGCTTTGCTTCGGGGGATCTTTTCTGCCTCAGTTTTATTTCAGGTTTGGTATCATTGACCCGCTGTTCAATCTCCTGAATTTTATTTCTGTTCTCTTCATTTTTTATGCATTAAATGATGAAAGAGGAAAGGTTTATAAGTGGGCAATAAGTGGCCTTGCTGCCGGTTTGTCTGTTATGACCAAAGGACCAGCCGGACTGTTGCTGATTGTCCTGCCTGTTGTGGTTTATTTACTATTTCAACGTAAGTATAAGAAAATCAAAATTTATCAGCCGTTTTTCTGGCTGGCTGCCTGTATGTTGCCGTCTGCCATCTGGTTCTTGTTCAGTCATCATGAGGGCTTGTTTCTGAAAGATTTTCTCCAGAGAAATATTGAACTCCTGACCAATGCGGATGCCGGTCATGGAGGATTTTTTCTCTATCATTGGCTGGTCGTCTTTGCAGGGATGTTCCCGCTTTCTATTCTTGTTTTTTATTCATTTCGTCAGAAAAAGGAAAAAGATTCAGACTTTAGCCTGCTGATGAAAATTTTATTGCTGACCGTGTTGATAGTATTCACTTTGGTAAGAACCAAAATTGTTCATTATTCATCCCTTGCTTACCTCCCCCTGAGCTGGCTCGTTGCTGAAAGCATGGAAAATATCAGGCATAGTAAATCGGTTTTACCTGTTTTTCTGAGCGTAACAGCGAAAATATTTGCCGTTCTGGCAGGTTTAATGATGATGTCAGCCATTATTTTATTGAAATTCAGAAGCCAGCTGATTGATTGGACAGACGATATTTTTATCCGTGAATGTCTATTGGCAGAAGCAGACTGGAACAATCAGATTCTCATTACAACCATTGTTTTGGCGGTAATATTTGTTGCAACCATCTGGCTATGGATCAATAAACCTTTTTCAATGAAGCTGTTTTATCTGAATTTAGCAGTTGTTTTACTGATAAGTCAGTGGTTCTGGATAGTCTTATTGCCTCAGGTTCAGAAACATACACAGGGAGCTGTGGTGGAATTCAGTAAATCAGTCAGCGGTAACGAGCCTTACATCATCACGATGGGCCATAAAAGCTACCTGCCTTACTTTTATGGAAAAGTTAAGGAAGATAAGGATTTCAAGGGAAAAAACAAGTATGAGGTTTTACTTACTCCGGTCAGGAAGAAACTCTACATTATTTCAAAATCGGATAAGGCAGCTGAAATTGCAGAGATGTATAATCTGGAGGAAGTTTATCGCAAAAACGGATGGGTGTTTATGATCCGTAAATTTGATATTTCTGAATAG